A window of Novosphingobium terrae contains these coding sequences:
- the nagE gene encoding N-acetylglucosamine-specific PTS transporter subunit IIBC, producing the protein MKLSLDVFQPLGRTLMLPIAVLPIAGLILRLGQPDLLNIPFFAASGNAIFANLGLLFAVGVAIGFAKNNNGTAGLGGAICYLVLTNGAQALLVLPPEIRAVTDPHIAELAAAAYRMQAIGKLSVPFGIISGLLCGSFYNRFSTVSLPEYLGFFAGNRLIPIMSAGAGLVLAGILGTGYGWINGGMDALSRVILHSGNIGLFAYGFLNKILIITGLHHVINNLAWFVVGDYHGVTGDLRRFFAGDPSAGGFMAGYFPVFMFGLPAACLAMYHAALPERRKEVSGMLASVGLTAFLTGITEPVEFLFMFLAPRLYLLHALLTGAAMVVMNMLDVKLGFGFSAGVFDYALNFDKATNPLMLLPVGAAYALVYYGVFSLFIRRYDLKTPGREPLPAQDGAPQATAGNRAQDFIAALGGPANLISIDACLTRLRLDVVDQAIVDEAALRKLGAKGLVRPSAHALQVVIGQVADQVAREMRSTQPLAAQPGGPTAPAGRETQPVATAAIDPRFASLANVLGGVANILDIRQVADRIRLELVDVGALDRKRLEGMGSRGVSLVRENTVHILLGDQSEGAINAIRSGLRISEKV; encoded by the coding sequence ATGAAACTTTCCCTTGATGTTTTTCAGCCGCTTGGGCGGACCTTGATGCTGCCGATCGCGGTCCTGCCGATCGCCGGTTTGATCCTGCGTCTGGGCCAGCCCGATCTGCTCAACATTCCGTTTTTCGCGGCCTCGGGCAACGCCATCTTTGCCAATCTGGGCCTGCTCTTCGCGGTGGGCGTGGCCATCGGCTTTGCCAAAAACAACAATGGAACGGCCGGGCTTGGCGGCGCCATCTGCTACCTCGTGCTGACCAACGGGGCGCAGGCCTTGCTGGTCTTGCCGCCAGAGATCAGGGCCGTCACCGATCCGCATATCGCGGAGCTGGCGGCGGCGGCGTACCGGATGCAGGCCATCGGCAAGCTGTCGGTGCCTTTCGGGATTATATCGGGCTTGCTCTGCGGGTCGTTCTACAATCGGTTTTCCACGGTCAGCCTGCCGGAATATCTGGGCTTTTTCGCAGGCAATCGCCTGATCCCGATCATGAGCGCGGGCGCGGGCCTCGTGCTGGCGGGGATTCTCGGCACAGGCTATGGCTGGATCAACGGCGGCATGGATGCGCTGAGCCGGGTCATTCTGCACTCCGGCAATATCGGCCTGTTCGCTTATGGTTTCCTCAACAAGATCCTGATCATCACCGGGCTGCATCACGTCATCAACAATCTGGCCTGGTTCGTTGTGGGTGACTATCATGGGGTCACGGGCGACCTGCGTCGCTTTTTCGCCGGGGACCCCAGCGCGGGCGGGTTCATGGCAGGCTACTTCCCGGTGTTCATGTTCGGGCTCCCGGCGGCGTGTCTGGCCATGTATCATGCCGCCCTGCCCGAACGCCGCAAAGAGGTCAGCGGCATGTTGGCCTCGGTGGGCCTGACGGCTTTCCTCACCGGCATCACCGAACCGGTCGAGTTCCTGTTCATGTTTCTGGCGCCACGGCTCTATCTGCTGCATGCCCTGCTCACCGGCGCGGCCATGGTGGTCATGAACATGCTGGACGTGAAGCTTGGCTTCGGTTTTTCAGCGGGCGTTTTCGACTACGCCCTCAATTTCGACAAGGCGACAAACCCGCTGATGCTCTTGCCTGTCGGAGCAGCCTATGCGCTGGTCTATTACGGCGTCTTCAGCCTCTTTATCCGCCGCTATGATCTGAAAACACCCGGTCGTGAGCCGCTGCCCGCGCAAGACGGGGCGCCACAGGCCACGGCAGGCAATCGCGCGCAGGATTTCATCGCCGCGCTCGGCGGCCCCGCAAATCTGATCTCCATCGATGCCTGCCTGACCCGGCTGCGGCTGGACGTCGTCGATCAGGCGATCGTCGATGAAGCGGCTCTGCGCAAGCTTGGGGCCAAAGGCCTGGTACGCCCATCGGCGCATGCCTTGCAGGTCGTCATTGGCCAAGTCGCCGATCAGGTCGCCCGCGAGATGCGCAGCACCCAACCGCTGGCTGCTCAGCCCGGTGGTCCCACGGCGCCCGCCGGGCGCGAAACGCAGCCGGTGGCGACAGCGGCTATCGATCCGCGCTTTGCATCTCTCGCCAATGTGCTCGGCGGCGTGGCCAATATTCTCGATATTCGCCAAGTCGCGGACCGGATCCGGCTGGAACTGGTGGATGTCGGCGCGCTGGATCGGAAGCGTCTGGAGGGCATGGGATCACGCGGCGTCAGCCTTGTGAGAGAGAATACGGTCCACATCTTGCTGGGCGATCAATCGGAAGGCGCAATAAACGCCATACGGTCAGGACTTCGTATATCTGAAAAGGTTTAG
- the ptsP gene encoding phosphoenolpyruvate--protein phosphotransferase has product MPSTLISAPIKGWVIPLAQVPDSVFAEKMLGDGVAIDPLDNVLCAPCDATVMTVHHARHAITLAMADGAEMLMHIGLDTVGLGGVGFEVLVQAGQSVVSGQPLIRFDMDRVAQGARSLLTPIIMTQPDRFVVTAQVEDREVNTGDTIFAIEDRSAPMAEADMTIRPADVAARSIEVPLPHGLHARPAARVAQLAGQFSADIALSDGSRSVSAKSAVSILSLGVRHGQRIEIRAEGADAVAAADAIADLIEGGMGEGALPAQPMQAPKPAPAPAPMPRQQADPDDMQGVKAAPGLAIGRAYRLVSQAIEVPEQGEGAAHERQALDDAIASIRTRFETDAAQAGSVRQGIILAHLSFLNDPELLRAAQEQIGGGKSAGFAWRHAVQDYIDLLGATGDQRMAERVDDLIDLQNLVIGALYGTGEDQQDLPPDAILVADELLPSQLMAIEQGAIAALCLARGGPTSHVAILAAARGLPMIVALGADLLAIADGTPMIVDADAARLRVKPDRDVLEAAQAEVIDRAARRQAALASAALPGALSDGTRIEVFANVGSLKDAELAAQNGAEGCGLLRTEFLFLERDTPPTEDEQAADYQAVVTALSGRPVIIRTLDVGGDKTASYLPIPPEDNPALGLRGVRVSLWRPELLKTQLRAILRTHPLGACKIMIPMVASLSDITAVKALLVEAAGELGITEPVELGVMVETPAAAITADLLATQADFLSIGTNDLTQYALAIDRGNPALAAQLDSLHPAVLRLIGQTCDGAAQQGKWVGVCGSLASEALAAPILVGLGVTELSCAPTAVPDVKAALRRFTLADCRAMAAQALTCPSPEEVRKLASAHSMTNRS; this is encoded by the coding sequence ATGCCGTCAACTTTGATATCGGCGCCGATCAAGGGGTGGGTCATCCCTCTTGCCCAGGTGCCGGACTCGGTCTTCGCGGAAAAGATGCTGGGCGACGGCGTCGCCATCGACCCCCTGGACAATGTTCTGTGCGCGCCCTGCGATGCGACCGTCATGACTGTTCACCACGCGCGTCACGCCATCACGCTGGCGATGGCCGATGGCGCCGAAATGCTCATGCACATCGGTTTGGATACGGTTGGTCTGGGCGGTGTCGGTTTTGAGGTGCTGGTGCAGGCCGGGCAATCGGTGGTGAGCGGCCAGCCGCTCATCCGGTTCGACATGGATCGGGTCGCGCAAGGTGCCAGAAGCCTGCTGACCCCGATCATCATGACCCAGCCGGACAGGTTCGTCGTGACCGCGCAGGTTGAAGACCGGGAGGTCAACACCGGTGACACGATCTTCGCCATCGAGGACCGATCGGCGCCCATGGCCGAAGCCGACATGACGATCCGGCCTGCCGATGTTGCAGCGCGGTCCATCGAGGTTCCCCTGCCCCATGGCCTACATGCGCGCCCGGCGGCGCGTGTCGCACAGCTTGCGGGCCAGTTTTCGGCGGACATCGCCCTATCGGACGGATCACGCAGCGTTTCAGCCAAAAGCGCGGTATCGATCCTGTCGCTGGGCGTGCGCCACGGGCAGAGGATCGAGATCAGGGCTGAAGGAGCGGATGCCGTCGCCGCAGCCGATGCCATCGCCGATCTGATCGAAGGCGGCATGGGCGAAGGCGCTCTGCCGGCGCAACCGATGCAGGCGCCAAAGCCGGCGCCCGCTCCCGCCCCCATGCCCCGTCAGCAAGCCGATCCCGATGACATGCAGGGGGTCAAGGCCGCCCCGGGTCTGGCCATTGGCAGAGCCTATCGGCTGGTTAGTCAGGCCATCGAGGTCCCGGAGCAGGGCGAAGGCGCGGCTCACGAACGCCAGGCGCTCGACGATGCCATCGCCTCGATCCGCACGCGGTTTGAAACGGACGCCGCTCAAGCCGGATCTGTGCGGCAGGGCATCATTCTGGCGCATCTCAGCTTTCTGAACGATCCCGAACTGCTCCGCGCCGCGCAGGAACAGATCGGAGGGGGCAAGAGCGCAGGCTTTGCCTGGCGGCATGCCGTGCAGGACTATATCGACCTGCTCGGCGCCACCGGGGATCAGCGCATGGCTGAACGCGTCGATGACCTGATCGATCTGCAAAATCTGGTGATCGGCGCCCTCTATGGCACCGGCGAAGACCAACAGGACCTGCCCCCCGACGCGATCCTTGTTGCGGACGAACTGCTTCCCTCGCAGTTGATGGCGATCGAACAGGGCGCGATTGCCGCACTATGCCTCGCCCGGGGCGGGCCGACCTCTCATGTGGCCATTCTGGCCGCAGCGCGCGGCTTGCCGATGATCGTCGCACTGGGCGCGGATCTTCTGGCCATCGCCGATGGCACGCCCATGATTGTCGACGCGGATGCGGCAAGACTGCGGGTCAAACCCGACCGGGACGTGCTGGAAGCAGCACAGGCCGAGGTGATCGACCGCGCCGCCCGGCGTCAGGCAGCATTGGCCTCGGCGGCCCTGCCGGGCGCCCTGTCCGACGGCACGCGCATTGAAGTTTTCGCCAATGTCGGCTCGCTCAAGGACGCCGAACTGGCCGCGCAGAACGGTGCGGAAGGCTGCGGCCTGCTGCGCACCGAATTCCTGTTCCTCGAACGCGACACGCCGCCCACCGAGGACGAGCAGGCCGCCGACTATCAGGCGGTCGTCACCGCGCTTTCGGGGCGCCCGGTCATCATCCGCACGCTCGATGTCGGCGGGGACAAGACCGCATCCTACCTGCCCATTCCGCCTGAGGACAATCCGGCTTTGGGCCTGCGCGGTGTGCGGGTCAGCCTGTGGCGTCCCGAGCTGTTGAAAACGCAGCTGCGCGCCATCTTGCGCACGCATCCGCTGGGAGCGTGCAAGATCATGATCCCCATGGTGGCCAGCCTGTCCGACATCACGGCGGTCAAGGCGCTGCTGGTCGAGGCGGCGGGTGAACTGGGCATCACCGAGCCGGTCGAGCTGGGCGTTATGGTCGAGACGCCCGCCGCCGCAATCACGGCGGATCTGCTGGCAACGCAGGCCGATTTCCTGTCGATCGGCACGAATGACCTCACCCAATATGCCTTGGCTATCGATCGGGGAAATCCGGCGCTCGCAGCGCAACTGGATTCGCTGCATCCCGCTGTTTTGCGGTTGATCGGGCAGACCTGCGATGGCGCCGCGCAACAGGGCAAATGGGTCGGTGTGTGCGGCAGCCTCGCCTCCGAAGCCCTTGCGGCGCCAATCCTCGTCGGGCTGGGCGTCACTGAATTGTCCTGCGCGCCAACCGCCGTTCCCGACGTCAAGGCAGCGCTCAGGCGCTTCACCCTGGCCGACTGTCGGGCCATGGCAGCGCAGGCTTTGACCTGTCCCTCACCGGAAGAGGTCAGGAAGCTGGCCAGCGCACATTCGATGACCAACCGCTCATAA
- a CDS encoding SIS domain-containing protein, protein MPHSSTLSTTPDAIDPDTTLMFREASEGADTVRRFLHRNRSALIALGEHLRAHPPASVTTCARGSSDHAATYGKYLIETMLGIPTSSAALSVFSLYDAPVVAAGSLCLAISQSGRSPDLLAAVVAHKRAGAHVIALVNDETSPLAALADTLLPLEAGAERSVAATKSYIASLAGLAAIVAAWTRDEALNTALDLLPDQLEQAFALDWTPALPVLAEARNLFVIGRGYGLAVAQEAALKFKETCALHAEGFSSAEVRHGPMAIVGPGFPVLALATGGTAGDSVRAVASEFAERGATVLLADAAGPLEGTLHCPSLPTVPALEPILLIQSFYRLANALSVTRGLDPDSPPHLNKVTRTV, encoded by the coding sequence ATGCCCCATTCATCCACCCTATCGACGACGCCCGATGCCATCGATCCAGACACGACACTGATGTTCAGGGAAGCATCCGAGGGTGCCGACACGGTCCGCCGCTTCCTCCATCGCAACCGCTCCGCACTCATTGCGCTGGGCGAGCATCTGCGCGCCCATCCGCCAGCCTCGGTCACCACATGCGCGCGCGGCTCATCGGATCACGCGGCGACCTATGGCAAATATCTCATCGAGACGATGCTGGGCATCCCAACCTCGTCAGCCGCGCTGTCCGTGTTCTCGCTTTACGACGCGCCGGTCGTGGCAGCGGGCTCGCTGTGCCTTGCCATTTCGCAATCAGGTCGCTCGCCCGACCTTCTCGCGGCGGTGGTCGCGCACAAACGCGCCGGGGCCCATGTGATCGCCTTGGTCAATGACGAGACCAGCCCTCTGGCCGCATTGGCGGACACGTTGCTGCCGCTGGAAGCCGGGGCCGAACGGTCGGTTGCGGCCACAAAGTCCTATATCGCCTCGCTGGCCGGGCTGGCCGCCATCGTTGCTGCCTGGACGCGTGACGAGGCGCTGAATACAGCACTGGACCTGCTGCCCGATCAGCTTGAGCAGGCTTTCGCGCTCGACTGGACGCCCGCCCTGCCGGTGCTGGCCGAAGCCAGGAACCTGTTCGTCATCGGTCGTGGATACGGGCTGGCCGTCGCGCAGGAAGCGGCGCTCAAGTTCAAGGAAACTTGCGCCCTGCACGCCGAGGGTTTTTCCTCGGCTGAGGTGCGTCATGGCCCCATGGCCATCGTCGGCCCCGGATTTCCGGTGCTGGCGCTGGCCACCGGCGGCACCGCTGGCGACAGCGTGCGCGCGGTAGCCAGTGAATTTGCCGAAAGGGGCGCGACCGTGTTGCTGGCCGATGCGGCAGGGCCGCTGGAGGGCACGCTGCATTGCCCCAGCCTGCCGACCGTGCCCGCACTGGAGCCCATTCTGCTGATCCAGAGCTTCTACCGGCTGGCCAATGCGCTGTCTGTCACGCGGGGGCTCGATCCCGACAGCCCGCCGCATCTCAACAAGGTGACGAGGACCGTTTGA
- a CDS encoding copper homeostasis protein CutC yields the protein MDRSQFIIVTDLDGTLLDRDHTVSPYSASVLRAAEAAGHTLVFASGRHACDIKGIVASLGIDAYVVSANGASLHHPLDHPIATATINPAVVARIHALGVPEGVSVGVFTADTWLTRYPEERLMQYHRISGFGYEVADLAQHCDHVSKVEFNGDSAVLAKLAQQIQAEFGDAVSMTYSLPTCLEIIPPGISKGVALTRVMELLGATPEQVIAFGDNLNDIAMLTVAGQPFVMANGHPDVLRQVPGAVQIGFNHQHAVARTIQSIVMPHIREHGPLVELAVDTQAGLAIGQAAAVDRIELCSALDLGGLTPSAGLMYLASGCGVPVRAMIRPRPGDFVWTAGDIRQMERDIAAVAKAGLAGVVVGANRPDGTLDIAALGTLIGQAKAFGLEVALHRCFDLTPDLAEALETAIALGVQTILTSGGQTSALAGAAQIRDLVAQAGDRVEILAGGGVRSDTVAALLAETGVRAIHAACGTGAESHDAKAIALGYVTGRERTTSAAVLAELQLALFNVAVERGSTGGSSTDLNDIA from the coding sequence ATGGATCGATCCCAGTTCATCATCGTCACCGACCTCGACGGCACATTGCTCGATCGCGACCATACGGTATCGCCCTATTCCGCATCGGTCCTGCGGGCGGCGGAGGCGGCAGGCCATACGCTGGTCTTCGCATCGGGGCGCCATGCTTGCGATATCAAGGGTATAGTCGCCAGCCTCGGCATCGATGCCTATGTCGTTTCGGCCAATGGCGCCTCGCTTCACCATCCCCTTGACCACCCCATTGCAACAGCGACCATCAACCCTGCCGTTGTGGCCCGCATCCACGCGCTGGGCGTGCCGGAGGGCGTGTCCGTGGGCGTGTTCACGGCGGACACATGGCTGACCCGCTATCCCGAAGAGCGCCTGATGCAATACCACCGGATCTCCGGTTTCGGCTATGAGGTGGCCGATCTGGCGCAGCACTGCGATCATGTCAGCAAGGTGGAATTCAACGGTGACAGTGCCGTTCTGGCGAAGCTTGCGCAGCAGATCCAGGCCGAATTCGGCGATGCCGTGTCCATGACCTATTCCTTGCCGACATGCCTTGAGATCATCCCTCCGGGCATCTCCAAGGGGGTGGCGCTGACCCGGGTGATGGAGCTGCTGGGCGCCACGCCAGAGCAGGTCATCGCCTTTGGCGACAATCTGAACGACATTGCCATGCTGACCGTCGCCGGTCAGCCCTTTGTGATGGCCAATGGCCACCCCGATGTCCTCAGGCAGGTGCCGGGCGCGGTGCAGATCGGCTTCAACCATCAGCATGCCGTCGCCAGAACCATCCAGTCCATCGTGATGCCTCACATCCGCGAGCATGGCCCGCTTGTCGAACTGGCGGTCGATACGCAGGCGGGTCTGGCCATCGGTCAGGCGGCGGCGGTGGACCGCATCGAGCTTTGCAGCGCGCTCGACCTCGGCGGCCTGACACCCAGCGCCGGGTTGATGTATCTGGCGTCCGGTTGCGGCGTGCCCGTGCGGGCCATGATCCGGCCAAGGCCCGGCGATTTCGTCTGGACCGCCGGGGATATCCGCCAGATGGAACGCGATATCGCGGCCGTCGCCAAGGCGGGTCTTGCCGGTGTTGTCGTGGGGGCCAACCGCCCCGATGGCACGCTCGATATCGCGGCGCTCGGCACGCTGATCGGTCAGGCCAAGGCCTTCGGCCTCGAGGTCGCCTTGCACAGATGCTTCGATCTGACGCCCGATCTTGCCGAGGCCTTGGAAACCGCGATTGCCCTTGGCGTGCAGACGATCCTGACCAGCGGAGGCCAGACATCGGCCTTGGCAGGGGCGGCGCAGATCCGCGATCTGGTCGCGCAAGCGGGGGACCGCGTGGAAATTCTGGCGGGCGGAGGCGTCCGATCCGACACTGTGGCAGCGCTGCTGGCCGAGACGGGCGTGCGGGCCATCCATGCCGCCTGCGGGACGGGCGCAGAGTCGCATGACGCCAAGGCGATTGCGCTGGGCTATGTCACGGGGCGCGAACGCACGACCTCTGCCGCTGTTCTGGCAGAGCTGCAGCTTGCCCTTTTCAACGTCGCCGTCGAACGCGGTTCGACCGGGGGCAGCAGCACAGATCTCAACGATATTGCCTGA
- a CDS encoding DUF7916 family protein produces the protein MKRFLDCAASDFFAMDRAEILCALKSSEGRIVVSESIVSVQPLLGDITNAELAASHGADILLLNRFDVDSPSIMGIPGWIPPQEHLRMLQTYTGRLIGVNLEAVDPAHDTQTDEFWAVNPGQLATAANVDKAASLGATFVVVTGNPGNGVSNDAIKASLRDIRSNCKSDVILITGKMHSSGIVAEGGKSILSAEEVGDFVDNGADIILIPGPGTVPGMTVERASALIEAAHQHGAMAMTAIGTSQEGANIETIRQIALMSKMAGADLHHIGDTGYVGSAIPENITAYSIAIRGIRHTYTRMARSVLR, from the coding sequence ATCAAACGTTTCCTCGATTGCGCGGCGTCGGATTTTTTCGCCATGGACCGCGCCGAGATCCTGTGTGCGCTCAAATCCAGCGAAGGGCGCATTGTCGTAAGCGAAAGCATCGTTTCGGTGCAGCCGCTGCTGGGCGACATCACCAATGCCGAACTCGCGGCGAGCCACGGCGCCGATATCCTGCTGCTGAACCGTTTTGACGTCGACAGCCCTTCGATCATGGGCATTCCAGGCTGGATCCCGCCTCAGGAGCATCTGCGCATGCTCCAGACCTATACCGGCCGCCTGATCGGGGTAAATCTGGAAGCTGTCGACCCGGCCCATGATACGCAAACCGACGAATTCTGGGCGGTCAACCCGGGCCAACTGGCAACGGCGGCCAATGTCGACAAGGCCGCAAGCCTGGGCGCGACCTTTGTCGTGGTGACCGGCAATCCGGGCAACGGGGTCAGCAATGACGCCATCAAGGCCAGCCTGCGCGACATCCGCAGCAACTGCAAAAGCGATGTCATCCTGATCACCGGGAAGATGCACTCCTCCGGCATCGTGGCCGAGGGCGGCAAATCGATCCTGTCGGCTGAGGAGGTCGGCGACTTCGTCGATAATGGCGCAGACATCATTCTGATCCCCGGCCCCGGCACCGTCCCCGGCATGACGGTCGAGCGCGCCAGCGCCCTGATCGAGGCCGCCCACCAGCACGGCGCCATGGCCATGACCGCCATCGGCACCTCGCAGGAAGGCGCCAACATCGAAACCATCCGCCAGATCGCGCTGATGAGCAAGATGGCCGGCGCCGACCTGCATCACATTGGCGATACGGGTTATGTCGGATCGGCCATTCCGGAAAACATCACCGCCTACAGCATCGCGATCCGCGGCATCCGCCACACCTATACGCGCATGGCCCGCTCGGTGTTGCGATGA
- a CDS encoding TonB-dependent receptor — MTATRRSESAQKTPVTLTPISGQALQQAGINGVTDLTGAVPSLTVDHNGMIFLRGIGSTDTREEGDPTVAAYMDGVYLAPYWSERALGFFDIDRVEVLAGPQGTLFGRNSTAGAINTITKAPQLGVTGGDLSVSGGNYNALQTTGAVNIPLGDKLAVRLAFQTDNHDNYNPSRENPSVGLNNADTKAVRLSVKWAPTDRLTVVLRGDYEKDNSVPGNFGTGYTTNGHPTDFKSDIAFTPSNNSHYSGVSLQADWSVGPGKLTALASNRQSDFKYITAYQILNSTPFKQYINGNVQQYELRYAGDVGRLKYLVGLFYFHENLNPVDASFPSVFTFSTPANAGLNSYEFIEKESSKAAYGQLTYAVTDRLRLTGGLRYSDDNKFRTGQGGEIFFPAGAYTVNNGIFPANPIIYTGPYSGTPVAGIPNYANITAKKTDWKAGLEYDVARDSMIYANISTGFKDGGYNDAITPNQNQTYAPEKIIEYEIGSKNQFFDHRLQVNADVFFYNYTQLQVTGVQDIPNAAPQAITFNSGRATSLGADLSIIAKPTRRDRIEASIGWLHAKYVNFYLPLGDAYHTGPADYSGNPLQAAAPYTLSFVYSHDFDVAQGKITPRVNVHVVGHQSMNYTDFAIAQQSAYSRTDLSLTYSPNGAKWWLQAYVRNLENRVVYSYVQPNSPTAAGYSLQDPRTYGATLHYSF, encoded by the coding sequence GTGACCGCGACCCGCCGCTCCGAATCCGCCCAAAAGACGCCCGTCACCTTGACGCCGATCAGCGGCCAGGCGCTGCAACAAGCCGGGATCAACGGCGTAACCGATCTTACTGGCGCCGTCCCCAGCCTGACCGTCGACCATAACGGCATGATCTTTCTGCGCGGTATCGGCAGCACTGACACACGCGAGGAAGGCGATCCCACCGTTGCCGCCTATATGGATGGCGTCTATCTGGCACCCTACTGGTCCGAGCGCGCGTTGGGCTTTTTCGACATAGACCGCGTCGAGGTTCTGGCCGGTCCGCAAGGAACACTGTTCGGCCGCAATTCCACCGCTGGCGCCATCAACACGATCACCAAGGCACCGCAACTGGGCGTAACGGGCGGCGACCTGTCCGTATCCGGCGGCAATTACAATGCGTTGCAGACGACGGGCGCGGTCAACATCCCCCTCGGCGACAAGCTGGCCGTGCGCCTCGCTTTCCAGACCGACAACCACGACAATTACAACCCCTCGCGCGAAAACCCCAGCGTGGGCCTGAACAATGCCGATACCAAGGCCGTCCGCCTCTCTGTCAAATGGGCGCCGACCGACAGATTGACCGTGGTCTTGCGCGGTGACTATGAAAAGGACAATTCTGTCCCGGGCAACTTCGGCACCGGCTACACCACCAACGGCCACCCCACGGATTTCAAATCCGATATTGCGTTCACGCCGTCGAACAACAGCCATTACAGCGGCGTTTCACTTCAGGCCGACTGGAGCGTCGGCCCCGGCAAGCTGACCGCGCTGGCCTCGAACCGCCAGTCTGACTTCAAATACATCACCGCTTACCAGATCCTCAACTCCACGCCCTTCAAGCAGTATATCAATGGCAATGTTCAACAGTATGAGCTGCGCTATGCCGGAGACGTAGGCCGGTTGAAATATCTGGTCGGCCTGTTCTACTTCCACGAAAACCTCAACCCGGTCGACGCCTCTTTCCCGAGTGTATTCACCTTCTCGACGCCAGCGAATGCCGGGCTCAACTCCTATGAATTCATCGAGAAAGAAAGCTCGAAAGCCGCTTACGGCCAGCTGACCTATGCCGTCACCGACAGGCTGCGCCTGACCGGCGGCCTGCGCTATTCCGACGACAACAAATTCCGCACCGGCCAGGGCGGCGAGATCTTCTTCCCGGCGGGCGCCTATACCGTCAACAACGGTATTTTCCCGGCCAATCCGATCATCTACACAGGGCCCTACTCTGGTACCCCGGTGGCGGGCATCCCCAATTACGCCAACATCACCGCCAAAAAGACCGACTGGAAAGCCGGTCTGGAATATGATGTCGCGCGGGACTCGATGATCTATGCCAACATCAGCACCGGCTTCAAGGATGGCGGCTATAATGACGCCATCACCCCGAACCAGAACCAGACCTACGCGCCCGAAAAAATCATCGAGTATGAAATCGGCAGCAAGAACCAGTTCTTCGACCATCGCCTTCAGGTCAACGCTGACGTTTTCTTCTACAATTACACCCAGTTGCAAGTCACCGGCGTGCAGGACATTCCCAATGCAGCGCCTCAGGCGATCACCTTCAACTCGGGCCGCGCCACGTCGCTGGGGGCGGATCTGTCCATCATCGCCAAGCCGACCCGGCGCGATCGCATCGAGGCCTCGATCGGCTGGCTGCATGCCAAATATGTCAATTTCTACCTGCCGCTCGGCGATGCCTATCACACCGGCCCTGCCGATTACTCGGGCAATCCGTTGCAGGCAGCCGCGCCCTATACATTGTCGTTCGTCTACTCCCATGATTTCGACGTGGCGCAGGGCAAAATAACGCCGCGTGTCAATGTTCACGTCGTCGGCCACCAGAGCATGAACTACACCGACTTCGCCATTGCCCAACAGTCGGCCTATTCCAGAACGGACCTCAGCCTCACCTACAGCCCGAACGGCGCCAAATGGTGGTTGCAGGCCTATGTGCGCAATCTCGAAAACCGGGTTGTCTACAGCTATGTGCAGCCCAATTCACCAACCGCCGCAGGCTACTCGCTGCAAGACCCACGGACTTACGGCGCGACCTTGCACTACAGCTTCTGA
- a CDS encoding GntR family transcriptional regulator — protein sequence MLDERISALRLDEFDATPMYMQLARKLSDAIESGRWTAGEALPSERTLVDALSISRVTARRAIKLLAEQGLVRKDAGVGTFIAPRFQQPLSKLHTFSDMVRPTGIEPQSELILFEKRRPTDEETVALNVSSQDMVACIARLRKADTTPISLDYATLPGGLLPTPDAVRGSLYDYLDKIGKPVLRATQRHKAAIADEKLADLLAVPIGSPLGLVIRLSYTTNDEPVELTTTYCVNEHYEFVVELQR from the coding sequence ATGCTGGATGAACGTATCAGCGCGCTGCGCCTCGATGAATTTGATGCCACCCCGATGTATATGCAGCTCGCCCGCAAGCTCAGTGATGCAATCGAATCGGGTCGCTGGACGGCAGGAGAGGCGTTGCCATCGGAGCGGACCCTGGTGGATGCGCTGAGCATCTCTCGAGTTACGGCGCGCCGTGCCATCAAATTGCTGGCGGAGCAGGGGTTGGTGAGAAAGGACGCTGGCGTGGGGACGTTCATCGCACCGCGCTTTCAGCAGCCCTTGTCGAAGCTTCACACGTTCAGCGACATGGTGCGCCCGACCGGGATCGAACCGCAAAGTGAGCTGATTCTCTTTGAGAAGCGGCGCCCCACCGACGAAGAGACGGTGGCTCTGAATGTCTCATCTCAGGATATGGTTGCGTGCATCGCGCGACTGAGAAAGGCCGATACGACTCCGATTTCGCTGGACTATGCCACCTTGCCCGGGGGGCTGTTGCCAACACCCGACGCTGTGCGCGGCTCATTGTACGACTACCTTGATAAAATTGGCAAACCGGTTTTGCGCGCAACACAGCGGCACAAGGCTGCTATTGCCGACGAAAAATTGGCTGATTTGCTGGCGGTGCCGATCGGCTCGCCACTTGGTCTCGTTATCCGCCTGAGCTATACGACAAATGATGAGCCGGTCGAGTTGACGACAACATATTGCGTCAATGAGCATTATGAATTTGTGGTAGAATTGCAGCGCTGA